In Streptomyces sp. Li-HN-5-11, the sequence GGTTTCATCGGTTCGTTTCTGACCTGGCGCTTCGCCTTCTGGTGGCTGGTCATCCCCGGCAGCGCCCTGGCTTGGTTCATTCACCGCCTCCCCGAACCGGCGCGAGGCGGGCAGTCCCGTCTGGAGCCCGGCCAGGAACACATTCCCGACGAGCGGGACGTGGCCGCAACCGACGAGCGAGGCCGTGACCACCACACCCGGCAACCCGTCGGCGCCGGCCCGCCGGACGGCAATCCGGCCGGGCAGGCCGCGAAGCGCGCGCGGGTCGAACCGCACGAGAACCTCGTCCTCCACTCCGACCCGCGCAGGGCGTCCGCATGGTGGTCGATCCGCTACATCCTTCGGATACGCACCAACCTGGTGCTGATCCTGGCGTCCGCGCTCGGCTACTTCTACTTCACCGGACTGCGCTCGTTTGCCACTCTGTACACCACCCGCCACTTCGGCGTACCCACCTCCGTGGCCACCTCCCTGGTGCTCGTTGTGGGTATCGGAGCCCTGGCCGGTGTCCTGTCCGGCGGGCGGATCGCCGACCGGCTGCTGCGCGGCGGGCGCGTCAACGCCCGGACCCTGGTCCCCACCGTCTGCATGCTGGCGGTACCGGTGTTCTTGGCGCCGGCCGTCTACGCCACGTCCCTCGCCGTGGCCTTGCCCCTTCTGGTCGTGGGAGCGCTGCTGCTGGGAGCGGTCAACCCGCCCCTGGACGCCGCCAGGCTCGACATCCTCCCACCGCTTCTGTGGGGCACGGGCGAAGGCGTCCGGACGATGCTGCGCACCCTGTGTGAGGCCGCCGCGCCCACCCTGTTCGGCTACTTCTCGACGGATGTGTTCGGTGGACAGGGCAATGACAGCGCTACCGGCCTGCAGTACACGCTGCTCTTCTTCCTCCTCGCTCTGGTCGCCGCCGGTCTGCTCGGGCTCGTGGCGATGCGCAGTTACCCGCGGGATGTCGCCACCGCGCAGGCGTCCACCCAGCGGATCGAGGCAGCCATGCACGAAAGATGAGCGGAAGGGCTGACTGCGAGGAAGGCAGCCGGAGCCGGGCCGTCGACGGCGCGGCCGTCAAGGAGCCCGCAACCGACGACCACGAAGGCGCCCGGACCAACGGGACGCCCGAGGACGCACCCGTTCACCGGAGCTCGCCGACGACGCCCAGCAGGCACTGCGGGCCGACCAGGCCCGCACCTTCCGGCGGCCGGCCGGCCGGCCGGCCGGTTCCGGTGACGTGCCGGCCGGCCGTGGTTGTAAGACGCGGTTCCTCATCGACATTGCCGTGGTCATGAGCCGCAGAATCACCGCTACGGCTCCCGCGGCGGTGTTGCTGGCGATGGTGCCCGTGGTCGCCGATGCGTGCTGCACCACCACCACCACCACCAGCTGATGATCGTCCAGACGCCGATACCGGCAGCGACCCAGCCCATTGACCGTCGCGCCTACCAGTTCTACGCCACCACCGAGGCGTTCCAGGGATTCCAGAAGATCCAGGTGGACTTCGGACCTCCGCCGAATCCTGAGCGCGAACGCCCCCCTGACGACGACACCCCGGGTCGGTGAGCCTGCTTGCCGGCGGGAATCGTCCGGATCACCTCCAGCCGGTCGGCGTCGACGACGGCGCGGCGGGCGCGGAGTCGACGGCCACGGCTTCCGGGTCACCCGTGTGGTGGGGTCCCGGGGTTTACGTCCGGTCCGACGAGGCAACCCCGGTGCCCGACCCTCGCACCTGCGGCCCTGGAGGATCCCATGACCCAAGTCGCCGACTACGTGCTGCAACGCCTCACCGAGTGGGGCGTCCAGCGGGTGTACGGCTATCCCGGAGACGGCATCAACGGGCTGCTCGGCGCCTTCGACCGCGCTCAGGGCAACCCCGAGTTCATCCAGACGCGCCACGAGGAGATGGCTGCGTTCATGGCCTGCGCCCACGCGAAGTTCACCGGCGAGGTCGGCTGCTGCACGGCCACGTCGGGGCCCGGTGCCGTACACCTGCTCAACGGGCTGTACGACGCGAAGCTGGACCACCAGCCGGTGGTCGCGGTGGTCGGCCAGCAGAAGCGGCTCTCTCTGGGCACCCACTATCAGCAGGAGGTGGATCTCGAACGTCTCTTCGCGGACGTCTCCGAGTTCTGCCAGATGATCGTGCACCCGGGCCAGGCGCGCCATGTGATCGACCGGGCCTTCAAGACGGCGCTGACCTCGCGCGGCGTCGCGACCATCATCATCCCGAACGACGTCCAGGAGGAGGACGCCCAGCCGTCGCCGCCGAAGACGCACGGCTCGGTGTTCTCCAGCGTCGGCTGGAGCCGGCCCCGGGTGCTGCCCGACCCGGACGAGCTGCGCAAGGCCGCCGGCATCCTCAATGAGGGATCCAAGGTGGCCATGCTGGTGGGCCAGGGTGCCGCCAAGGCGCAGGAGGAGGTCGCCGAGGTCGCCGAACTGCTGGGCGCCGGTGTCGCCAAGGCACTGCTCGGGAGGGAGGTCCTGCCCGACGACGTGCCCTTCGTGACCGGCCCCATCGGTCTGCTCGGCAGCAAACCGAGCGACAACATGATCCAGAACTGCGACACCCTGTTCATGATCGGCAGCAGTTTTCCCTACTCCGAGTGGCTGCCCGACGAGGGCCAGGCCCGTGGCGTGGAGATCGACATCGACGGGCGGATGATCGGCATCCGTTATCCGATGGACGCCCATCTCGTCGGTGACTCGAAAGAGACCCTCCGCGCGCTGATCCCACTTCTGCAGCGCAAGGAGGACCGCAGCTGGCGGGAGCAGATCGAGAAGGACGTCCGCGAGTGGAACGACCTCTGCGAGCGGTGGGCCTCCGAGCACTTCGGTGGCACGATCAACCCGCAGGCGGTCGCCGCCGAGCTGTCACCCCGGCTGCCCGACGGCTGCATCCTCACGGCGGACTCCGGTTCGGGCACCAACTGGTGGGCTCGCCACCTCAAGCTGCGCCAGGGCATGCAGGCTTCGCTGTCCGGGACGCTGGCCACGATGGGCCCGGGGACGCCCTACGCCATCGCGGCCCGCTTCGCATACCCGGACCGGCCGGTCATCGCGTTCGTCGGTGACGGCGCGTTCCAGATGAACGGCATGAACGAGATGATCACCATTAAGCGGTATCTTGACCGGCTCGCCAACCCGGCCGCGCCGTTCGTCTTCTGCGTGTTCAACAACCAGGACCTCAACCAGGTCACCTGGGAGCAGCGCGCCATGGCCGGCGATCCGAAGTACCCGGGATCGCAGGAGATCCCCGACGTGCCGTACGCGGCCTACGCCCAGCTACTCGGCCTCAAGGGCATCGTCTGCGACGACCCCGCCAAGGTCGGCTCGGCCTGGGACGAGGCGCTGGCCTCCGACAAGCCGGTGGTTCTGGAGTTCAAGGTCGACAACGAGATCGCGCCGATCCCGCCGCGCATCATGAAGGCCCAGGCCAAGAAGGCCGCCAAGGCGGCGCTGCACGACCCGGAGAGGGCGGGCATCATCACCAAGGGAGTCAGGCAGAAGCTCACCGAGTACGCCGAACACCTCCCAGGACGTGGGGAGAAATGAGTGCCACCCAGCCAAACTCCCACGTCGTGATCGTTACGGGCGCGAGTGCCTGAGCCGGCCGTGCCACGGCGCTCGCGTTCGGCCGCGCGGCGCCGCCGCCGTGACGCTGCTGGCCCGCGGGCAGAGAGGCCTGGAGCAACTCGCGCGGGACGTGCGGAGGGCGGGCGGACAGGTGCCGCGGCAGCAAGAGGCCCACTCCCGCAGCCTGCAGATGTGGGCCTCGCGTCACCGGCGCCCGCTCGCGTTCGGATTCCCTGTCAACTTCAGCGTGTTGAAGCGGACACCGCCATCCGGTGCACGTCCAGCACACCCCGCACCAGCATCGCGGTCAGGGTCACCACGACCGCTGCGGCGCCGCCGGTGCCCACAACCGTCACGGCGGTCAGCCCCGTGGCGCTGCCAGACGCGAGGTCCCTGACCTGATGACAATCTGGTCAGAAGGGCCAAGAACAATGCGGGAAGTGCGGTCATGGGTGCTGAAGGGATGAGGCAGCGGGCCAAAGACATGCGCGTGGTCATCATGAGCGCGGCCGGCGAGCGCCGCGACGTGGCCATGTCTGCGGACTCCCACGCCCCCATCGCCGAGGCCAGCGCCCGCGGAGACGCCGAGGCCGCCCAGGAAATCCTGCACACACACATGGCGGCGGCCATCGAACAGCTGGGCATCGGCCTCTCAGGTACACCAGAAACCCCGTGAGGACCGGGCCGCCGACGCCCCCTGCGGATCCGGCCGACCGCCGCTCCCACGCCGACCATCCCGACCTCACCGACCTCACCGACCTCGCCCAAGGCGAGACTGGGAAGCTTGCCGGCGAAGGCCACGTCTTCACCATCGGGACCCAGCGGCCCTGCATGGATGCCGAACGTCCGCCGGGTCGAACCAGACGGACGCTTTCCTGACCTTGACCGACATACGGGCGGTCGCTGTCCACGTCTCATGCCCGCATCAGCCGCGGCCAGAAATCAGGTCGTCTGCATGCCAGGCCATCGCCCTGCCGGGGCGTTGAGGTTGCCGGAGACCATGGTCGGCAGCGTGGAGCAGTCGACGACCCTCAGGCCGTCGACACCGCGCACGCGCAGTCACGGATCGACCACATCGTCCTCGGCCGGTCCCATGGCGCAGGTGCCGACAGCGTGATCCAGCGTTCGCGGAGTAGTGCGCGGGCGCGGGAAGCCGCCCTGGCATGCTCCGGAACTGCCCTCACCGGTGGCGTGCTCGGTGATGTCGACAAGCCACAGCCGGTTCGCGCAGGTCGCGGTGAAGTCACGGCGGACGAGGTCGTCCTGCACCGGCGGGCCGGCCGTCGTGCCCTTGCCGCGCTTCTTGCCGGACACGCTCCACCAGCGGCTGTCCCGGAAGATCCGCCATGCAGTCCCGTCCGCCATCACGGCCCCGGCACCGCGCGCTTCGTCGGCCAGGAAGCGATGGCCGAACTCCGGGTCGTCACGGTGCGCATCGAACAGCGCGCTCGCGCGAGACGCCTCCTGGAGCATCGCGTCGGTCACCGGCGGTCCACCCAGCGGTAGTAGGAGTGTCTGGCGAGCTTCAGCACCCGGCACGTCACCGTGACGGGCACCCGTCCCAGGCCAGCTCCCTCACGAGCGGGCAACTCCTTTTCCCGGCAGACGCACCTGCGACAGATAGGCCGCGGCCCGCCGCAGGACCTCGTTCTCCTGCTCCAGCAGCTTGATCCGCCGCCGCGCTTCCCGCAGCTCGGCGCTTCCCTGGCCGGTCGTTCCGGGCTTGGTCCCGTCGTCGACATCCGGGCGGCGCATCCACTTCCACAACGTCATCGGATGGACTCCGAAGTCGGTGGCCACCTGCTCGACCGTCACACCCGGCCCTCGGTTCCTCGTGACCCGCACGGCGTCCTGGCGGAACTCTTCCGGACAAGGATTGGGCACCGCGGCATCCTTCCCACCCCGGGCAAGCCAGTTCAGATGCCACCCGATCGTGCAGCAGGGGTGGTGGCCCGTGCGACCGCCTCGGCGAGGGCGTCGGCGACCTGGTCGGTGTGGGACAGGTGCGGGGAGTGCCCGGAGGGGACGCGGAGGGTGCGGGCGGCACGCGCTGCCCACTGTTCTTGTACGGCGGGCGGCAGGGCCGGATCTTCGGTCGCCACGACGTACGTGAGGGGGACCTTCGTGGGTGCGGCGCCCAGCTTCTCGGTGAAGGCGCGGATGCCCTGCCAGTTGAGGCGTTTGACGGCCTCTGCGGTCAGGGCGGGGTCCACGCCGCTGAAGATGGACTGCTCCGCGTCTGCTGCCTTGACGGCCAGGCCGTCGGGGGAGTGGATCCAGGTGGGAGGGAAGTCGCCGCCCATCCACTCCAGCATCGAGGTTCCGGGTTCGAGTGCGAACGCGGCGAGGTAGACGAGTTCGGCGACCCGGTCCGCTTCGGCGGCAGCCCAGGTGGCAGGGACACCGCCGTAGGAGTGGGCGGCCAGTACGACGGGCCCTTCGGCGACCTCGATCGCGGCGCGGATCACGTCGACGTCCTCGGTCAGCCCTCGGGCTGCGGCGCTGTCGGGGTTGCTGCTGGGCAGCTGCACGGCGCGAGAGGTGACGCCGCGGGCGGTGAGCCGCTTGCGCAGCGGTTCGAAGATCCACGGGGTGTGCATCGCCCCGTGGACCAGCACGACGGTCGAGTTCATCGGATAAGTCCTTACGTCCTTGAGGTGGCGCGGGAGGTCAGTCGGTCATCGCGTCGCGGACGAGCGCGGTGTCGACGAACTGCTCGAAGCGGACGATCAGGCCGCCACGGATTGTGAAGTGGTGGGCGACGCGGACGTCGATCGGTTTGCTGGTCGCCTTGTTGGTCGCGGTGTAGCGGGCCAGGACGACGACGTTCTCGCCGTCGACGACGTAGGTGTCGTCGTGGGCGGTCCAACCGTCCCAGTCCTGGCCGAGCTTCTCCATCACGTTGGACGTGACGCCCTCGGGGGTGCGGTAGGTGCCGGCGAGCGGGAAGCCGGCCATCTCGGTCCACTCGACGTCGGGGGCGAGGGTGGCGCGCAGGGCCTGAAGGTCACCGGCGGCCGAGGCGAGGTACTGGCGCCGTACGACGTCGGCGGGGGCGGTGGAGGTGGCGAAGTCGGTGTGGTCGTGCGTCATGGTGCTCAGCCCCACTTCATCTCGCCCTTGGCGACCTTGGCGCCGATCTGGGCCGCGATCAGCATGCCGTTGTCCGGGTACCGGTTGACCAGGGCCTCGGTCAGCGCGGCACCGTCGGCCGCCTTGCCGAGCTCCTCCTCGAAGGCGAGCAGGTAGTCGCGGGTGGCGGTGATGGCCGAGGTGTCGGCGGGGGTGCCGGGCAGGCGGTGGCCGGGCACGACCAGATCCGGCTCCAGTGCGGCCATCTCGTCCAGGAGGTCGATCCAGGCGGCCCGGTCGGCGGGGGCGGGGGTGTCGGCGACCCAGACGTGCTCCTGCTGGAACAGCAGGACGCCACCGAGGATCGCCTTGTGCTCGGCCTGCCACAGGTAGTGGCGGTCGGGCAGGCCGGCCGGGCCGCCCTTCAGCTCGAAGCGGTGGTCCTCCAAGGTCAGGTCGCCGGTCAGCGGCTCGAGGTCGACGAGGCGGGTGGGCAGGTTCGGGCCGAGGGCCGCCCAGGCCTTGAGCTTGCCCTCGTAGGAGTGCCGGATGTGCTCGATGACGATCGGGGTGGCGACGAACTTCGCTTCCGGGAAGGCGTCGGCGAGGACTTCGGCGCCGAAGTAGAAGTCGGGGTCGCCGTGGGAGACGAACACGGTGGTCAGCTTCTTGCCGGAGTCGAGGATCTCGGCGGCCAGGCGGTGGCCGTCGGCGCGGGTGAAGGCGGCGTCGACCAGCAGGGCCTCGTTCTCGCCGGTGACCAGGGTGGCGGTCTTGTTCTTGCTGCCGACCGGGAAGTCCAGGTCGAGGACCTTGAAGGAAAGGGTGCTCATGGCTGCCTCCTTGGGAGCTTTGGGGCTTGCGGGGACGGGGGCTGTGGGGGCGGAGGTGCAGGTCAGGCGGTGCGAGCGGCCACAAACGCCACAAGACGCCGCTCGACCTCGTCCACGGTGGCGTGGCCGTGGGCCAGGGTGGTCACGCGGTCGCCGTCGACGGCGAGGAGCGTGGGGAAGCCTTCGACGCCCAGCTCGGCGGTGCGCGCGAAGTCGGCCTCGGCCGCGGCCCGGGCTGCGGACGCTTGGAAAGCGGCGGCGACGGCGTCCGCGTCCAGGCCGTTCTGCTCGGCGATCTTCCGGTAGGTGGCCGTATCGGACAGGCTCAGGCCGTCGAGATAGAAGGCCCGCTGGGCAGCGGCGGCCAGTTCCATTGCCCGCGTGGGAGCGGCCTGGCGCAGGGCGGCCACGCCGCGGGCGGCGGCCTCGGAGTCCATCACGAAGGATCCGTCGGCGATCAGCCGGTCGTATGCTTCGCCGAACTCCGCGCCGGTCAACTCACGGATCCTGGCATTGGCGCCCTGGACATAGCCGAACTCCCGGATGGGTACCCGGCGCTCCGCGGTGAACAGGCCGCCGGAGACCACGTCCACTGTGAGCTCCGGGTGCCGGGATGCCACCTCGTGCAGCGTCGGGGAGAACCCGTGCGACCAGCCGCAGTAGGCGTCGAAAACATAGACGAGCTTCATCGAGGACCTCGACAGGACGGTGCGGTGCCCGCTGATGCGAGCCTTTCACCTGACACAACAGTATCTGACGAGTCAGGGATTTCGCCGAGGGGAGTGAACGTCATCACACACCGGTAGCCGCCTCCGCGTGATCCTGCGTCGCCTGCCACAGACCGCGGTCAGGGAAGCCGGGGCAGCATGTCCCGCGCCGCATGACTCAGCATGCGCAGGTTCTCGGCGAACCGCTCCCGGTCCTCGACCGGCAGGGGCGCGAGGAAATAGCGCCTGATGTTCTCCACGTGCAACCGTGACGCGGCGACCGTGGTCCGCTCCCCCAGCGGAGTCAGACGCACCAGCCGTCCGCGCCGGTCACCGGGGTCCTCGACGCGCTCGACCAGCCCGGCCGCCTCCATGCGGTCCACCAGGCGGGTCGCTCCTCCCGTGGTCAGTACCTGCTCCTGGGCGATGGCCCGCATCGACAGCCCCGGCTCACCGGCCCGCCCCAGGATGAGCAGCACCTCGAACATCAGATGGCTGATGCCGCACTCCGTCTCCAGAGCCCGGCCCAGGATGTACTCCAGCCGGTTCGCCGCCCCCTGCAACCGCCCGAAGGCCAGGACCAGCGCGTTGTTCGCCGCGTCCTTCGGCGTCGAGATCTCCGCCTGTTCGTCCACAGGTCGTGGCGCCCCCTTCCGTCCCGCTTCCACCCCGCTCACCGATCATGCCGCACAGCAGCAGACGACTGCTCGTTCACTGCCCCCTCTGACCGGTCAGGTGTGTCCATCCAGCGGTGTGACCACGGGGGTGGGGGGTACCAGCGGCCGACTGAGAGCCGGCCGTCGATGGTGATCCCGGGAGGCGTTCAGCGCGGCTTTACTGCGCTGAGACCAGCGCCTGCGGCCCTGCCGGCTGGGCCGGGTCCGCGACCATGCGGACGCACGCCGGCGCGGTGGCTCCCGGCGTGCCGCGGGTGCTGGGTGCATGGAAGAGGTTCGCTTGCTGCGGTGGTCGATCGGACTGAGGGTGTGGCCTCGCGTCCTCGCTCGTCGCTCACTGGGCCAGCGGGTCGGGGGTGGATCGCCAGGGGCGGCACAGGGCGAGGAAGCAGCCGGCCGCGGCCAGTGCGAGGCTGAGGACCGACAGGGCCATGGGCAGGGCGGTGGACCGTCCGCCGAGACCGGCCAGGGCGGGCGCGAGGGCGCCCATCAGGAACTGGGTGGTGCCCAGCAGCGCGGAGGCGCTGCCCGCCGCATGTGGCGCACGCTGCAGGCACAAGGCCGTGGTGGTGGGCAGGATCAAGCCGACCGGGCACGCGGTGAGGAAGAGCGCGGCAGCGATCCAGGGCAGACCCGCGTCCGTGGCGGTGACCAGGAGGACCAGGGCGATGCCCGCAACGCCGAGCAGCGCCAGGCCGGATGCCAGGACGCGGTGCGAGGGGAAGCGGCCCAGCAGCAGCTTGCCGTTGAGCTGGCCGGTGGCGACCAGGCCGATCGAGTTGAGCGCGAAGAGCAGGCTGTAGGTCTGAGGGGAGGCACCGTAGATCTGTTGCAGGGTGAAGGAGGAGCCGGCGATGTAGGCGAACATGGCCGCGAAGCCGAGGCTGCCGGTGAGCAGGTAGCCGGTGAAGCGGGCATCGCGGACCAGGTCGCCCATGGTGCGCAGGGTGCTGGTCAGTCCGCCGCGGCGGCGGTGTGCCGTGGGCAGGGTCTCGGTCAGCTGGGCGGTGGTGGCGGCCAGTATCGCCAGGCCCAGCAGGGTGAGAGCGGCGAAGACACCGCGCCAGGAGGTCAGGCGCAGGAGTTGGGCGCCGAGTACGGGGGCGAGGACCGGGGCGGTGCCGGAGACGAGCATCAGGGAGGACAGCAGGCGGGCGGCGGCGAGTCCGTCGTACAGGTCGCGGACGACGGCCCGGGCGATGACGATCCCCGCGGCGCCGGCCAGGCCCTGGACCAGACGCATGCCGATGAGCACCGCCGGATCCGGAGCGAGGGCGCATACGGCGCCTGCCGCGATGTACACGGTCAGTCCGGTCAGGAGGGGACGTCGTCGGCCGAGGGTGTCGCTGAGCGGGCCGATGACCAGCTGGCCGATGGCTGTGCCGATCATGAAGGCGGTCAGGGTGAGTTGGGTGACGGTCTGTGAGGCGTGCAGGTCCGCGCTGACCTGGGGCAGGGCGGGCAGGTACAGGTCGATGGTGAGGGGGCCGAGCGCGGTCAGTGAGCCCAGGATCAGCACGAGCGGCAGACGGCGGGGGTGGCGTGCTGGGGTCGGCGGGCCGGGGGCTTGTGTGGCGGCGGCGCCGGCCGGGGATGGTTCTGACATATCTGTTCCAGGGCTTTTGGGGGCGGACAGGCCGGGTGCCTCGCGCGCCGGGGGGATGTGTGATCGTTGGCGGCCCCGAGGGGCTCCGTCCGTGGGGTTCCGGTGTCAGGGCTTGCGGCCTCGGCAGCCAAACGGGAGCCCCCGGCCGTTGTGCCGCCGCTGCCTGACCGTGCCGGTGCCGTCCGGTCGGCGCGGCACCGCCACGGTCACGGATGAGGTGCGCTGTCCTGGTGGGCCGTGTCAGCGGTCGAGGTGTGCGACGAGCAGGTTGGGGTCCTCGTTCGTGAGGTAGGCGGCGCTGGGGACGTACACCGTGTTGCCGTGGACCGCGACGGACGTGGGGGTCTGCAGGCCGTCGGCCGCGGTGAGCACGGTGGTGTGGGTGCCGTCGGGGCGGACGAGGTCGACTTCGTTGTTGTCGCGGGCGGCCAGGAGGGTGTCGCCGTGGCCGGTGAAGGCGAAGTCGTCGATGGACGGCATGCCGGTGGCGCGGACCTGCAGGGGTCCGGCCGTGCCGCGTGCGGTGACGGGGATGCGCAGGACGGTGCCCTTGTCGAGGTTGGTGGCCCAGACGGCGCCGTGGTGCAGCTTCAGTCCGTTGGCGCCGGCGAACGTGCTCGGCTTCAGGGCCTCGTCGTCGGCCCAGACGGTGGCCCTCCCGCCGTGGGCGGGGAGGCGGTAGATGACGCCGTGGACGGAGTCGGTGACGTAGAGACGGGCGGTTCGCGGGTCCAGGGCGAGGCCGTTGGGCAGGCCGTCGGCGGGCAGGGCGGCGATGCGGTGCGGACGGCCGCCGGGACGGACGGCCCACACGCCGGTGAGGTCGGCCGTGCCGGTGGCGTAGGTGACGTAGAGCGTGCCGTCGTCGGCGCGGGCGATTCCGCCGACGAACGCCTTGCCCAGGTTGGGGGTGCTCGCCTTGGCGGGGGCCGGGAGCGTGGCCAGGACGTGGGTGCGGCCGGACGGGGTCACGCGGGCGATCTGCCGGGCGAAGGAGAAGGTCAGGTAGGCGGATCCGTCGCCGTCCAGGGTGATGTTCTCGGGCTGCTGGGCGGCGGCCAGGCTGAAGTGGGCGGCGATACGGGGTGCGGAGAGTGGCTCGGTGGCCGCGGTGGCGGTGGGCACGCAGGCCAGCAGGGCCGAGGTGACCGCGAGGGAGGTGAGCAGGGTGCGAGGGTGCATGGGGCGGTTCTCCTGAAGGCAATGGGTGACGGTCCTCTGCCGGCCCGTGGGGGGAAGCGGGCCGCCAGAGGGTAAGAGGGGGCGTGCCCGCGCGGCTCAAGAGGCGATGATCTTGATGGTGCTGGCCCAGCCGTGGCCGCCTTCGCGGATCTGGAGGGCCATGTGCAGCAGCTGGAAGCCCTCCAGTTCGCGTGCGTGCTTGAGGGCGCCGACATCGACCGGATTCAGCCCGCCGGAGCGGACGAGGTCGGCGACCTTCCTGCGGGCCGCCTCGTCGTCGCCGGCGATGAAGACGTCCAGCGGCGTGCCGTGGACCTCTCCAGCGGCCAGGGTCGTGGCGAAGGTGGTGTTGAAAGCCTTGACGACCCGCGCCTGCGGCGGTGCGGCTGCGGCGATCTGCTCGGCGGCCGAGGTGCCCGGGGCGACGACGAGCGCGTCCAAGGAGGTGTCGACGGGGTTGCTGATGTCGACCAGCACCTTGCCGTTCAGGCGTGCTCCGTAGGAGGCGGCGAGTTGCTTTGCCGCCTCGAAGGGCACGGCCAGGATGACGATGTCCGCGTCGTCCACAGCCAAGTCGTCGGCGGCGCCTACCGGGCCGTCGCCGTGGTTCTGCTCGCGCAGTTCGTCGGCGAGCCGTACGGCCTTGTCGGCGTCCTTGGCCGTGATGGTGACCGTGTGGCCGCCGGCCAGGGCGCGGGTGGCGATGCCGCGGGCCATGTTGCCGGCGCCGATGACGGTGATCTTCATGGTTGTCGCCTTTCCTGGTGGTGTGCGGCCGCTACTCGACGTGGACTCGGACAACGTCGAACGGCAGGTGCGGGTCGGTGATCTGGAACTGGAAGTTGACGATCAGCAGGTCGGGGCCGTCGAAGGCCGCCGTGGACGGGCTGTGCATGCCGTGGCCGTGGACGGTGCGCACGAGCCGTGCCCTGGTGTAGTCGTGGCTGAGCTTCAGGATGCTGATCTGGCCCTCGGGGTGGTCGAGTTCGGTGACGGCGGTGAGGGTGTTGCCGCGCAGGAGCAGTCCGTCGCCGGAGATGCCCTTGGCGCCGCCGAGGTCGATCGGGACCACCTGATGGGTGCGGACGTCGATGCGGTAGAAGGCGTAGTCGTTGTAGTCGGCGAGCAGGACGTAGCGGCCGTCGCCGGTGACCGCCAGGCCGTTGCCGTTGAAGCCGGCGTCGTAGACCATCGGCGACCGGCTCAGATCCACTCCGACGCGCAGGGGCTGGTGGACGGTCCCGCTGTGCAGCTCGGCTGCGGTGATGTGCCACAGGGCCGGGTGGAGGGAGTCGGAGATGTAGGCGTCGCCGTTCGGGGCGAGAGCCACGTCGTTGAGGAAGACGTCGGTGCGGCCGGTGTCGAAGACGTGCAGCAGGGCCCGGGTGCGGGTGTCGTAGACGAAGACCTTGCCCGTGGCGCCGCCGGCGACAATGAGCCGGCCCGCGCGGTCGGTCTTCATGCCGGCCACCGACGTACGTCCGTCCTCTCCGCCGGGCAGGAACACCCGGGTATCAGACTGGTGCACGTCGCCGCGGTAGATCGTGCCGTCGGTCGTGCTGCCGACGTAGAAGTAGGGCGTGCCGTGCTGGCGGGCGATGCCCTCGGGGTAGGCCTTGTCACCCGGGATCGTGTAACTGCTTGGCAAGGGAGGCTTTTTCGCAAGGGCGGGGTGGTGGGACCTGCCGCCGCCGGAGGTGGCGAGGGCCGCCGGGGCCGCGCCGCCCAGGACGAGCAGGGCGGCCGTCGCGACAGCCGCGGCACGGAGGCCGCGAAGACGTACTGAGGACATGGTGGATCTCTCTGTGGCGTGTGCCGGAGGGAAGGTGAGAACCGAGAGGGGAGTCAGCCGGCGGCGGGGAAGAGGGACCGGTTGGCGATGTCGATGATGAACGGACCGACGTGGGCCGGGTAACGGTCGACGATGGCCTTCTTGTACGCCTCGCCGTCGTCGCCGAGGAGTTCGCGGGCGTCGTGGAGGTAGCGTCGGATGTCGTCGTAGACCTCGGGGCCGGTGGGGGCGCCGTGGCCGGCGAGAATCGTGTCGTAGCCGGACTCGGCGGCCAGCGCGTCCACGAGCTGCTGCCAGCCGGTGATGTCGTTGTTGCCCAGGTAGAGGTGCACGTCGTTGTAGACGAGGTCCTGGGCGACCAGTACACCCTGATCGGGCAG encodes:
- a CDS encoding transposase — translated: MPNPCPEEFRQDAVRVTRNRGPGVTVEQVATDFGVHPMTLWKWMRRPDVDDGTKPGTTGQGSAELREARRRIKLLEQENEVLRRAAAYLSQVRLPGKGVARS
- a CDS encoding GMC oxidoreductase, which translates into the protein MRGVDGLRVVDCSTLPTMVSGNLNAPAGRWPGMQTT
- a CDS encoding MBL fold metallo-hydrolase; its protein translation is MSTLSFKVLDLDFPVGSKNKTATLVTGENEALLVDAAFTRADGHRLAAEILDSGKKLTTVFVSHGDPDFYFGAEVLADAFPEAKFVATPIVIEHIRHSYEGKLKAWAALGPNLPTRLVDLEPLTGDLTLEDHRFELKGGPAGLPDRHYLWQAEHKAILGGVLLFQQEHVWVADTPAPADRAAWIDLLDEMAALEPDLVVPGHRLPGTPADTSAITATRDYLLAFEEELGKAADGAALTEALVNRYPDNGMLIAAQIGAKVAKGEMKWG
- a CDS encoding MFS transporter, with the translated sequence MKPPPRRVRTLAQRGVRALGGPARTRAVLTLAGALAVDGADKGTVSAMAPELTHAFGINNTQIGLLVSAVALSSAVFTIPVGLLTDRTRRTRLLAISVTLWATAMILTGASTTYLWLLTSRAALGAVSATAGPTIASLVGDYFPTRDRARMYGLILAGEFAGTGLGFALSGFIGSFLTWRFAFWWLVIPGSALAWFIHRLPEPARGGQSRLEPGQEHIPDERDVAATDERGRDHHTRQPVGAGPPDGNPAGQAAKRARVEPHENLVLHSDPRRASAWWSIRYILRIRTNLVLILASALGYFYFTGLRSFATLYTTRHFGVPTSVATSLVLVVGIGALAGVLSGGRIADRLLRGGRVNARTLVPTVCMLAVPVFLAPAVYATSLAVALPLLVVGALLLGAVNPPLDAARLDILPPLLWGTGEGVRTMLRTLCEAAAPTLFGYFSTDVFGGQGNDSATGLQYTLLFFLLALVAAGLLGLVAMRSYPRDVATAQASTQRIEAAMHER
- a CDS encoding nuclear transport factor 2 family protein, whose product is MTHDHTDFATSTAPADVVRRQYLASAAGDLQALRATLAPDVEWTEMAGFPLAGTYRTPEGVTSNVMEKLGQDWDGWTAHDDTYVVDGENVVVLARYTATNKATSKPIDVRVAHHFTIRGGLIVRFEQFVDTALVRDAMTD
- a CDS encoding alpha/beta hydrolase: MNSTVVLVHGAMHTPWIFEPLRKRLTARGVTSRAVQLPSSNPDSAAARGLTEDVDVIRAAIEVAEGPVVLAAHSYGGVPATWAAAEADRVAELVYLAAFALEPGTSMLEWMGGDFPPTWIHSPDGLAVKAADAEQSIFSGVDPALTAEAVKRLNWQGIRAFTEKLGAAPTKVPLTYVVATEDPALPPAVQEQWAARAARTLRVPSGHSPHLSHTDQVADALAEAVARATTPAARSGGI
- a CDS encoding thiamine pyrophosphate-requiring protein; this encodes MTQVADYVLQRLTEWGVQRVYGYPGDGINGLLGAFDRAQGNPEFIQTRHEEMAAFMACAHAKFTGEVGCCTATSGPGAVHLLNGLYDAKLDHQPVVAVVGQQKRLSLGTHYQQEVDLERLFADVSEFCQMIVHPGQARHVIDRAFKTALTSRGVATIIIPNDVQEEDAQPSPPKTHGSVFSSVGWSRPRVLPDPDELRKAAGILNEGSKVAMLVGQGAAKAQEEVAEVAELLGAGVAKALLGREVLPDDVPFVTGPIGLLGSKPSDNMIQNCDTLFMIGSSFPYSEWLPDEGQARGVEIDIDGRMIGIRYPMDAHLVGDSKETLRALIPLLQRKEDRSWREQIEKDVREWNDLCERWASEHFGGTINPQAVAAELSPRLPDGCILTADSGSGTNWWARHLKLRQGMQASLSGTLATMGPGTPYAIAARFAYPDRPVIAFVGDGAFQMNGMNEMITIKRYLDRLANPAAPFVFCVFNNQDLNQVTWEQRAMAGDPKYPGSQEIPDVPYAAYAQLLGLKGIVCDDPAKVGSAWDEALASDKPVVLEFKVDNEIAPIPPRIMKAQAKKAAKAALHDPERAGIITKGVRQKLTEYAEHLPGRGEK